From Aegilops tauschii subsp. strangulata cultivar AL8/78 chromosome 5, Aet v6.0, whole genome shotgun sequence:
CGGAGAGGACCAAGGGGTCTGAAGGGGGTCATACCCACCAGAGGTGGCCAATGTCGGCACACGGGTTCGAGGGGAATCCGCTCACCAAGAGCCTCGACTGCTCTCTGGACAAGAAGGGCGCCGCTGTCCTGGCCGCTGTCAGATCGCTGCGGCAGTCCATGGCGTTCGACGACGGGGTGCGCCGCACCTCGTTTGACAGCGGGGACTACTTGATGTCGTCAGACACAGAGAGCTTGTCATCAGGGAGCAATTCCGAGTCCCAGGATGCCGGGAATGGCGTTGCTCACAGAGCACGTCCATCGACAAAGGGGATGAGTGTGCCTGCACGCTTCTTGCATGATGCTGCTGGCAGCAGGATGCATCGCTTTGCAGACCCAGGCACACCCTACGTGACACATAATAATTCTGGATTGGCATTGTCACCAAGATCAGCGCCGGTGAAGAAGTCGCTGTTGAACGGGTTTGTTTCGTCTTCACTCAACAGACCAGTTAGGCAGTCTTCACCAAGTAAGCTTGTGGGCAATTCATCGAGGAGAATGTCAAGTCCATCCCGCCCAAGGAACTCCATGGGGACGAGTGCGTCAACGTGGGATCAGCAGGGAAGAAATTCGTCTGGTTACGGTAGGAGGTGGGTTGGGGGTAGTAAGGTTGATGGGGAGCACCTATTGAGAATCTTGTGCAATCGACATTTGCAGTGGCGGTGTGTAAATGCGCAGGCTGATGCCACACTTGCTTCACAGAAGATGACTGCAGAGGTGAGTGTGCCTGTTAATCAATAAAATCATAAATCATGGGTATACCAAGTGTCTAATCAGTGTTGAATATTATTGCCATATTCTTTTCTCCTTGTCAAACATCAAGAAATAGAAGTTGGTGATATTCATGTGTATATATGATAATAGCTCGAGACTTTAAATTTTACCTGATATAAGGCCACTTACATTTAGTGTGTAAAAACAAGTCTGAACAGCTGGCTTACGAAACTTTATGGCAACACGTAGTTCTCTTATAGCAGGAGTTGATTCCATGTAATATTAGTGTAACTCCCATGCATTTTTCATGCAATAGCTTATAACATAGTGCACAATATGTAATTTTTACTGGGATCAGCTTTCACGCTAAAGATAACCTGTCTATTTATGTGTAATTGTCAATAATATTCAGTCATGTTACCAGATCTTATTCAGCTGAAAAATAGTTTGCGCACCAAATATGTAGGATAGTGGTAGGATAAAAGAAAGAACTGACAGctttgaaaatcttttctgtaTGTTGGAGCCATAAAGGAAAAAAAGTATTAATATATTTAAACTTCTCAAGGTGTTCTCCCTCTGTTTCTTGCAATGACAAGGAATGCTTTTGAATACAAATACAATGGTATCAATTTTGTGTAACATAACCTACTATTGGATTAATTGTTGGTCAAAGCATAGATTTGGACAGTCAAAATGAACACTGTATTTCGAAACAGATGGAATATCATATCTAATGCTGAAATTACGATGATTTAAGAATTTAAGTTTGAACTGTGCATTCATACATGAACTAGTAGAATTCTGTGAACTTTATTATCTTAGTGCTTAACTGAAGTTGCGAAATAGATATCCTAATAAAACCTACATTTAGAAATAAGGAAAGGATTCATTTTGGCCAGATGACTTTAGCAGTCAAATGTTGCCATTTCTGCTACTACTTTTTCTTTGTTTGTTTGCTGAcatttcttcttttcttttaCCAGAAAGACCTATGTGATGCATGGATTACTACCCTAAGCATGCGCAAATCTGTTGCTCTTAAAAGGTTACAGCTACAATTATTCCGAAACAATTGGAAACTCATGACGGTTCTAAAGGGACAGGTAAGAACTTCTTAAATTTTGGTACCTATGATATTTTTGCATTATTTTGAAATATGCGGCGCAGTTTCCTGCCGGGCATAGTTAGCAAGAGACTATTTTGCCAACAGGACAAGAAGTGCATGAAAGAACTGTAGGGTCAGCTAGCTGTAAACATGAATTACTGCTTTGAGTGATTTCCAGTCTTTGCAGTTTGTACAATTGATCCATTAATATGATTATTTCGTTCGTATAATGATTGGGATAAttaataccccccccccccccccccctagtgtctcaactttgtactaactttagacacttattttgggacagagggagtagcaaACTGAGCCATTTTGTTACTTATTTCCTCTATTAAGTAAATCGCACATGGCCCTTTCTTATGCATAACTATGAAGTTGAGATGGGAACAAGATCAGTATGTAGCTTCTGCAGTGGGATATTAGACAAATATACAGAACTCATAACTACACTGCTTCACAATCATCCATATTAGCTGGTAATAGCTTTGACTTAATAAAGTGATAGGTATCAACTAGTTAGGTCAGCACAGCCATCAGGTCATTTTGTATACTAGAACAATATCCTTTTGCATCGAAgttcattataaatttgcataacTCTGGAAATCTGATCGAATTCAATTGACATAGATGCCATATTTGGAGGAGTGGTCTTCACTAGAGATGGAGTATGCAGATTCAATATCTGGAATTGTGGAAGCTCTAACTGCCACCATTCTGTGCCTTCCTGTCGATGGAGCAAAGGTCGGAATAGCGTGCCATCTTGCTAACTTATTGTCATGTGTTTGTCTTATGTTGATTAGATCTCAGACCTTATTTGCTACCTCCTGAACTGCAGGCCGATATCCAAGATGTAAAAAATGCTGTTGGATCTGCAATTGATATCATGCAAACAATAGGAAGTTCAATATGTTCGTTGCTGGCTAAGGTACTGTTTGCTTCACATATGTCTACCAATGCATTTCCTTGCAAGAATGATTGTAATGCCTACAAAATATACTTGGTACATTAAAAGTTTTACAAGTCTTCTGATCCGGAATGGATGGTTGGATTGGCTGGAGCGTATCAGGTGTCAATTTGTTTGTGTTGATTAGGCTAATTCTGGCCAACCATCTCCCAGATCATATCGTCTTTGATAGCCCTTCAAGCTTTGGAATAATGCAAGATATCTTACTTTGTCCCTTCTCTGAGGGTCCAGCCCTAGGACTGTGCACATTCGCTTTGGCTTATTTTCTAGTTGAGCTACATGAAGAGGTTTACATATTCATGCCACTTTGCAGCTGCAAGCATCTTGTTAACAAACATTAGCAGCATTGTACAGTCAATTCTTTCTTGTAGCTTGTATGGTGGTGCATGTAAACACGTTTGAAGGATTTCATATTAACTAGAGTATAGAGAGCATAGAACTAGTTCCGATAGAATGTTCCGTGCAATATTTGTTATGTGGTGCTTCATACATTAATTGTTTAATTTGGCTTAATTCATGTCATCCTGCAGCTATCTGGGACAAGTATTTTGGTGTCTGACCTTGCCAGAATCGCCACGCAAGAGCGTTCTCTAATGGACCAGTCCAGGGAACTGCTGTCCGCACTCGCATCAATGCACGTAAGTAGTACAATCTGCTCGGTTCAGTTTCATTTTATATGCAACGAGTATAGAGCACTTCTAATCTGTACCTCTCAACTATGATACAAACAGGTCAAGTACTGTAGCCTACAAGGGCAGCGAGTACAGACAACTCACAGGAGGCTCAAGCACTCGTAGTTGACACTAGGC
This genomic window contains:
- the LOC109751517 gene encoding QWRF motif-containing protein 2, whose protein sequence is MVAAGAAAAAPRPNPSPSPHRRRAASALSPSKSTNANADARPARPRPKAVPSRYLLAPSSKSTSTSTSTSTSTSTTTTSSSNSTSTSTPSRRFASPLPRRSSSVDRPRPAGGNAAAAEAAGPNGATTTTTRSLSVAFQGRSYFLETSKAKPAMSPSPVRRPAAPPVASTTPERRRPAAGAVPERTKGSEGGHTHQRWPMSAHGFEGNPLTKSLDCSLDKKGAAVLAAVRSLRQSMAFDDGVRRTSFDSGDYLMSSDTESLSSGSNSESQDAGNGVAHRARPSTKGMSVPARFLHDAAGSRMHRFADPGTPYVTHNNSGLALSPRSAPVKKSLLNGFVSSSLNRPVRQSSPSKLVGNSSRRMSSPSRPRNSMGTSASTWDQQGRNSSGYGRRWVGGSKVDGEHLLRILCNRHLQWRCVNAQADATLASQKMTAEKDLCDAWITTLSMRKSVALKRLQLQLFRNNWKLMTVLKGQMPYLEEWSSLEMEYADSISGIVEALTATILCLPVDGAKADIQDVKNAVGSAIDIMQTIGSSICSLLAKLSGTSILVSDLARIATQERSLMDQSRELLSALASMHVKYCSLQGQRVQTTHRRLKHS